One genomic segment of Kocuria rhizophila DC2201 includes these proteins:
- the tsaB gene encoding tRNA (adenosine(37)-N6)-threonylcarbamoyltransferase complex dimerization subunit type 1 TsaB — MRVLVLSLDSSSIASVALARDGEVLRESATTDTRSHAEALAPAVRDVLSAEGLTGADLDAVLVGTGPGPFTGLRAGLATARALGFAWGLPVHGLCSLDAAAHRIAPRLAEAGHEEFAVVIDARRKELYWRPYRVLEDTAATAVGLSEPRVGAPEDVPALPSCGPGTALYPQRLAHPVPGTGDLHPTAADLARAAWALTSRGTPLSTDTSPLYLRESDAKVPAFAKRTTA, encoded by the coding sequence GTGCGGGTGCTTGTGCTGAGTCTCGATTCCTCCTCGATCGCCTCCGTGGCCCTGGCCCGCGACGGCGAGGTGCTGCGGGAGAGCGCCACCACCGACACCCGCTCCCACGCCGAGGCCCTGGCCCCCGCGGTGCGCGACGTGCTGTCCGCGGAGGGGCTCACCGGCGCGGACCTCGACGCCGTGCTCGTGGGCACCGGGCCCGGCCCGTTCACGGGGCTGCGCGCCGGACTCGCGACCGCCCGTGCCCTGGGCTTCGCGTGGGGGCTGCCCGTGCACGGGCTCTGCTCGCTCGACGCCGCCGCCCACCGGATCGCGCCCCGGCTCGCCGAGGCCGGTCACGAGGAGTTCGCGGTGGTCATCGACGCGCGCCGCAAGGAGCTCTACTGGCGCCCCTACCGCGTGCTCGAGGACACCGCCGCAACCGCCGTGGGCCTCAGTGAGCCCCGCGTGGGCGCGCCCGAGGACGTCCCGGCCCTGCCGAGCTGCGGTCCCGGCACCGCGCTGTACCCGCAGCGGCTCGCGCACCCCGTGCCGGGCACCGGGGACCTGCACCCCACCGCGGCGGATCTTGCGCGCGCGGCGTGGGCACTCACGAGCCGCGGCACCCCCCTGAGCACCGACACCTCGCCCCTGTACCTGCGGGAGTCGGACGCCAAGGTGCCGGCGTTCGCGAAGCGGACCACGGCGTGA
- a CDS encoding glutamate--cysteine ligase encodes MHIDFETSENSTLGVEWEVALVDRESGELAPRAQEVLEAVVGEYPELGEEGDHPQVTGEFLQNTVEMVTGVCSAVPEAVEHLAQTQDRIRKITDPRSLEIFAAGTHPFSDWTEQPVVDAERYYKVLDRAQYWGRQMVIFGMHVHVGIDHRDKALPVLDGLMNYYPHLLALSANSPYWCGHDTGYASHRALIFQQLSTAGLPFHFDSWSEYEAYVSDLMETGVIEEISENRWDIRPVPRFGTVEMRVCDGPSNLREIGALAALTQCLVESFSRTLDEGRSIAVMPPWHHQENKWRAARYGLDAVVIRDAQNHERPVAEDLTEVLNRLEPLAAELGCADELGYVETMMTGETGYQRQRRIAEANGGDLRAVVRDIVAQNREIR; translated from the coding sequence GTGCACATTGATTTCGAGACCTCCGAGAACTCCACCCTGGGTGTGGAATGGGAGGTCGCGCTCGTGGACCGCGAATCCGGTGAGCTCGCCCCGCGCGCCCAGGAGGTCCTGGAGGCCGTGGTGGGCGAGTACCCCGAGCTCGGGGAGGAGGGCGACCACCCGCAGGTCACGGGCGAGTTCCTGCAGAACACCGTGGAAATGGTCACGGGCGTGTGCAGCGCCGTTCCCGAGGCGGTGGAGCACCTCGCGCAGACCCAGGACCGGATCCGGAAGATCACCGACCCCCGCTCCCTGGAAATCTTCGCCGCGGGCACCCACCCGTTCTCGGACTGGACCGAGCAGCCCGTGGTGGACGCGGAGCGCTACTACAAGGTCCTGGACCGGGCGCAGTACTGGGGCCGGCAGATGGTGATCTTCGGCATGCACGTGCACGTGGGCATCGACCACCGGGACAAGGCGCTGCCCGTGCTCGACGGGCTCATGAACTACTACCCCCACCTGCTGGCGCTGTCCGCGAACTCCCCCTACTGGTGCGGCCACGACACCGGCTACGCCTCCCACCGGGCGCTGATCTTCCAGCAGCTCTCCACCGCGGGGCTGCCCTTCCACTTCGACTCCTGGAGCGAGTACGAGGCCTACGTCTCGGACCTCATGGAGACCGGCGTGATCGAGGAGATCTCCGAGAACCGCTGGGACATCCGCCCCGTGCCGCGCTTCGGCACCGTGGAGATGCGCGTGTGCGACGGGCCCTCCAACCTCCGGGAGATCGGCGCCCTGGCCGCGCTGACGCAGTGCCTCGTGGAGTCCTTCTCCCGCACCCTGGACGAGGGGCGCAGCATTGCGGTGATGCCCCCGTGGCACCACCAGGAGAACAAGTGGCGGGCCGCCCGCTACGGGCTGGACGCCGTGGTGATCCGGGACGCCCAGAACCACGAGCGCCCCGTGGCGGAGGACCTCACCGAGGTGCTCAACCGGCTGGAGCCCCTCGCCGCCGAACTCGGCTGCGCTGACGAGCTGGGCTACGTGGAGACCATGATGACGGGCGAGACCGGCTACCAGCGCCAGCGGCGGATCGCGGAGGCCAACGGCGGGGACCTGCGCGCCGTGGTGCGGGACATCGTGGCGCAGAACCGCGAGATCCGCTGA
- a CDS encoding iron chelate uptake ABC transporter family permease subunit codes for MASVPVGARCGRRADRPAAGGSRAFTFAAHRRRYWLVMVALALAGALFCAGILTWANPLPFGTAGFWRIAGTRASAVVVIAVVAVCQAMATVAFQTAAENRIVTPSIMGFESLYVLVQTTAVYALGVAGVSAVQGLTQYALQVALMVLFALVLYGRLLSGKHANVQVMLLIGIVLGGGLGSLSTFMQRLLSPSEFDVLSARLFGSVSNADPAYFPLAVPLCAAGTAALLLRSRRLDVMAAGRDVATNLGLEHRRELVITLFWVSVLMAVSTSLVGPMTFLGFLVATLAYQFADTHEHRFVFPMAVLLGFAVLSGAYFILKNVFYAEGAVSIIIELVGGTVFLVVILRKGRL; via the coding sequence GTGGCCTCCGTTCCCGTAGGAGCCCGCTGCGGGCGCCGTGCGGACCGGCCCGCCGCCGGGGGCTCCCGTGCGTTCACCTTCGCCGCCCACCGGCGCCGGTACTGGCTCGTCATGGTGGCCCTGGCCCTCGCTGGTGCGCTGTTCTGCGCCGGGATCCTCACCTGGGCCAACCCGCTGCCGTTCGGCACCGCGGGGTTCTGGCGCATTGCCGGGACCCGCGCGAGCGCCGTGGTGGTGATCGCCGTGGTGGCCGTGTGCCAGGCCATGGCCACCGTGGCCTTCCAGACCGCGGCCGAGAACCGGATCGTCACCCCGTCCATCATGGGCTTCGAGTCCCTGTACGTGCTGGTGCAGACCACCGCGGTGTACGCGCTGGGCGTCGCGGGGGTCTCCGCGGTGCAGGGGCTCACGCAGTATGCCCTGCAGGTGGCCCTCATGGTCCTCTTCGCCCTGGTGCTGTATGGCCGGCTGCTGTCCGGCAAGCATGCGAACGTGCAGGTGATGCTGCTGATCGGCATCGTGCTGGGCGGCGGGCTGGGGTCACTGTCCACGTTCATGCAGCGGCTGCTGTCACCGAGCGAGTTCGACGTGCTCAGCGCCCGGCTCTTCGGCTCTGTGTCCAACGCGGACCCCGCCTACTTCCCGCTGGCGGTGCCCCTGTGCGCGGCGGGCACCGCCGCGCTGCTGCTGCGCTCCCGGAGGCTGGACGTGATGGCCGCCGGGCGGGACGTGGCCACGAACCTGGGGCTGGAGCACCGCAGGGAACTGGTGATCACCCTGTTCTGGGTCTCGGTGCTGATGGCGGTGTCCACCTCCCTGGTGGGGCCCATGACGTTCCTGGGGTTCCTGGTGGCCACCCTGGCCTATCAGTTCGCGGACACCCACGAGCACCGCTTCGTGTTCCCCATGGCGGTGCTGCTGGGCTTCGCGGTGCTCTCCGGGGCCTACTTCATCCTCAAGAACGTCTTCTACGCGGAGGGCGCGGTGTCCATCATCATCGAGCTGGTGGGCGGAACCGTGTTCCTCGTGGTGATCCTGAGAAAGGGCAGACTGTGA
- the groES gene encoding co-chaperone GroES: MSVSIKPLEDRIVVQPLAAEQTTASGLVIPDTAKEKPQEGTVLAVGPGRVDDKGNRIPVDVNEGDLVIFSKYGGTEVKYNGEEYLVLPARDVLAVIEK, encoded by the coding sequence GTGTCGGTCTCCATCAAGCCCCTCGAGGATCGCATCGTGGTTCAGCCGCTGGCCGCTGAACAGACCACCGCCTCCGGTCTGGTCATCCCGGACACCGCCAAGGAGAAGCCCCAGGAGGGCACCGTCCTGGCCGTGGGCCCGGGCCGCGTGGACGACAAGGGCAACCGCATCCCCGTGGACGTCAACGAGGGTGACCTGGTCATCTTCTCCAAGTACGGCGGGACCGAGGTCAAGTACAACGGCGAGGAGTACCTGGTGCTCCCGGCGCGCGACGTGCTGGCCGTCATCGAGAAGTAA
- a CDS encoding class I SAM-dependent methyltransferase: protein MTPPTAPDDAEAHGLARLLTPEGRELLDSLPPYDAAASLALNETLRAQGHDPELVAAALTQSRLREKARAKFGEFAQHMVFTRDGVEQATRWSVAALHAQRFAQAGIGHVVDLGCGIGADAMALAALDRTVTAVELDPLTAAAATLNLTGWPHARVVCADARSLDLRSLEAGPAQGVWLDPARRVTGDGRTRRVFDPEAFSPPLSFVAGLAEAGLAVGAKLGPGIPHEHVPPGAEAQWISDRGDVVEAVLWFNAVRRPDVARAALVLGRGAGPAASSAVELTARTWQSPPADGALLGPVGEYLHEPDGAVIRAGLVTDLAQRLDAHLVHPSIAYLSSETPADTPLARSYAVREVLPHTVKVLRRWVREHDVGTLDVKKRGTDVTPEQLRRQLAPRGTRRATFVMTRVVDSGRERRVVLVVDPLD from the coding sequence GTGACCCCACCCACCGCACCCGACGACGCCGAGGCCCACGGCCTCGCCCGCCTGCTCACCCCCGAGGGCCGCGAGCTGCTGGACTCCCTGCCCCCGTACGACGCCGCGGCGTCCCTCGCGCTCAACGAGACCCTGCGCGCCCAGGGCCACGACCCCGAGCTGGTGGCCGCGGCCCTCACCCAGTCGCGGCTGCGCGAGAAGGCCCGGGCCAAGTTCGGCGAGTTCGCCCAGCACATGGTCTTCACCCGCGACGGCGTGGAGCAGGCCACCCGCTGGTCCGTGGCCGCGCTGCACGCCCAGCGCTTCGCGCAGGCCGGGATCGGGCACGTGGTGGACCTCGGCTGCGGGATCGGGGCGGACGCCATGGCGCTGGCCGCCCTGGACCGCACCGTCACCGCGGTGGAGCTCGATCCGCTCACGGCGGCGGCCGCCACCCTCAACCTCACCGGCTGGCCGCACGCTCGCGTGGTCTGCGCGGACGCCCGGTCCCTGGACCTGCGGTCCCTCGAGGCCGGCCCCGCCCAGGGCGTGTGGCTTGACCCGGCGCGGCGCGTCACGGGGGACGGACGCACCCGGCGGGTCTTCGACCCCGAGGCCTTCTCCCCTCCCCTGTCCTTCGTCGCGGGACTCGCGGAGGCGGGACTGGCCGTCGGGGCCAAGCTGGGGCCCGGCATCCCCCACGAGCACGTCCCGCCCGGCGCGGAGGCCCAGTGGATCTCCGACCGCGGGGACGTGGTGGAGGCCGTGCTGTGGTTCAACGCGGTGCGCCGCCCGGACGTGGCCCGTGCGGCACTCGTGCTGGGGCGCGGTGCCGGCCCCGCGGCGTCGTCGGCGGTGGAGCTGACCGCGCGGACCTGGCAGTCCCCGCCCGCCGACGGCGCCCTGCTGGGTCCCGTGGGCGAGTACCTCCACGAGCCCGACGGCGCCGTGATCCGCGCGGGGCTCGTCACGGATCTCGCGCAGCGCCTGGACGCCCACCTGGTGCACCCGAGCATCGCCTACCTCTCCTCGGAGACCCCCGCGGACACACCCCTCGCCCGGTCGTACGCGGTGCGCGAGGTGCTGCCGCACACCGTGAAGGTGCTGCGGCGCTGGGTGCGCGAGCACGACGTGGGCACCTTGGACGTCAAGAAGCGCGGCACGGACGTGACCCCCGAGCAGCTGCGCCGCCAGCTGGCCCCCCGCGGCACGCGGCGCGCGACCTTCGTGATGACACGCGTGGTGGACTCCGGCAGGGAGCGGCGCGTGGTGCTGGTGGTCGACCCCCTAGACTGA
- a CDS encoding ABC transporter permease yields MTATAAATAPAPRARSAPTGVLRDPWFWAASLLVLGLLAASVLTGVADLSDPEEGRRFLTLTRIPRTLALVLAGAAMAMSGLVMQLLTQNRFVEPTTTGTTEWAGLGLLVMMVVAPDAGLSARMLGSVVAAFAGTMVFFAVLRRITLRSSLIVPIVGIMLGAVVGSVSTYLALVTDRLQNLGVWFAGSFTSVLKGQYETLWVVAAVAVLVFLAADRLTVAGLGEDVATNVGLNYERIILVGTALVAVATGVVTVVVGNLPFLGLIVPNVVSLFRGDDLRSNLPWVCLLGIGLVTVCDLIGRTVIMPFEVPVSLILGVVGAAVFIVLLLRSRRHV; encoded by the coding sequence ATGACCGCGACAGCCGCAGCCACCGCCCCCGCACCGAGGGCCCGCTCCGCACCCACCGGGGTGCTGCGGGACCCCTGGTTCTGGGCGGCGTCCCTCCTGGTGCTGGGGCTGCTGGCCGCCTCGGTGCTCACGGGGGTCGCGGACCTCTCCGACCCGGAGGAGGGCCGCCGGTTCCTGACCCTCACGAGGATCCCGCGCACCCTCGCCCTCGTGCTCGCCGGCGCGGCCATGGCCATGTCCGGACTGGTCATGCAGCTGCTCACGCAGAACCGCTTCGTGGAGCCCACCACCACGGGCACCACGGAGTGGGCCGGGCTGGGGCTGCTGGTCATGATGGTCGTGGCCCCGGACGCCGGGCTGAGCGCACGGATGCTGGGCTCCGTGGTCGCGGCGTTCGCGGGGACCATGGTGTTCTTCGCGGTGCTGCGCCGGATCACGCTGCGCTCCTCGCTGATCGTGCCGATCGTGGGCATCATGCTCGGCGCGGTGGTGGGCTCCGTGTCCACCTACCTGGCGCTCGTCACGGACCGGCTGCAGAACCTCGGGGTGTGGTTCGCTGGCAGCTTCACGTCCGTGCTCAAGGGCCAGTACGAGACCCTGTGGGTCGTCGCGGCCGTGGCCGTGCTGGTGTTCCTCGCCGCGGACAGGCTCACGGTGGCGGGGCTCGGCGAGGACGTCGCCACCAACGTGGGTCTGAACTACGAGCGCATCATCCTGGTGGGCACCGCGCTCGTGGCGGTGGCCACGGGCGTGGTCACCGTGGTGGTGGGCAACCTGCCGTTCCTGGGGCTGATCGTGCCCAACGTGGTCTCCCTGTTCCGCGGGGACGACCTGCGCTCCAACCTGCCGTGGGTGTGCCTGCTGGGGATCGGGCTCGTCACGGTGTGCGACCTGATCGGGCGCACGGTCATCATGCCCTTCGAGGTCCCGGTCTCGCTGATCCTGGGCGTCGTGGGAGCGGCCGTGTTCATCGTGCTGCTGCTCAGGAGCCGCCGCCATGTCTGA
- a CDS encoding siderophore ABC transporter substrate-binding protein, producing the protein MSSHRLLPGAALCTAAVLALAGCGTSGGSADPSASASSSTVSIQDDKGEQKVTVPPRSVVATDNRVFETLADWEVPLKAAPKRLVPDTISYSHDDSVVDLGSHREPNLEAVAGVDPDLVINGQRFAQHYDAIHKLVPDATVLQLDPREDQPLDSELKRQTSALGEVFGKQEDAGKLAEALDKAEQRAKDAYSGQSTMGLIVSGGNMGYVVPKTGRTIGPLFEMVGLKPALETKGSDDHQGDDISVEAIAKAKPELLIVMDRDAALKSQKDSTPAAEVIEKSEALKDVPAVKNGNVVYLPADTYTNEGIQTYTEILNDLADKLERNGKS; encoded by the coding sequence ATGTCCTCCCACCGCCTGCTGCCCGGTGCGGCACTGTGCACCGCCGCCGTTCTCGCCCTCGCGGGCTGCGGCACTTCCGGGGGCTCCGCCGATCCCTCGGCCAGTGCCTCCTCGTCCACCGTGAGCATCCAGGACGACAAGGGCGAGCAGAAGGTCACCGTGCCGCCGCGCTCCGTGGTGGCCACCGACAACCGCGTGTTCGAGACCCTCGCGGACTGGGAGGTGCCGCTCAAGGCCGCCCCCAAGCGGCTGGTCCCGGACACCATCTCTTACTCCCACGACGACTCCGTGGTGGACCTCGGCTCGCACCGTGAGCCCAACCTGGAAGCAGTGGCCGGGGTGGACCCGGACCTCGTGATCAACGGCCAGCGCTTCGCGCAGCACTACGACGCCATCCACAAGCTCGTGCCGGACGCCACCGTGCTCCAACTCGACCCGCGGGAGGACCAGCCCCTCGACTCCGAGCTCAAGCGCCAGACCTCGGCACTGGGAGAGGTCTTCGGCAAGCAGGAGGACGCCGGCAAGCTCGCCGAGGCCCTCGACAAGGCCGAGCAGCGCGCCAAGGACGCCTACAGCGGCCAGTCCACCATGGGCCTGATCGTCTCGGGCGGGAACATGGGATACGTGGTGCCGAAGACCGGGCGCACCATCGGCCCGCTGTTCGAGATGGTGGGGCTCAAGCCCGCCCTCGAGACCAAGGGCTCGGACGACCACCAGGGGGACGACATCTCCGTGGAGGCCATCGCCAAGGCCAAGCCCGAGCTGCTGATCGTGATGGACCGGGACGCCGCCCTGAAGTCCCAGAAGGACTCCACCCCGGCCGCCGAGGTCATCGAGAAGTCCGAGGCGCTCAAGGACGTCCCGGCGGTGAAGAACGGCAACGTGGTGTACCTGCCCGCAGACACCTACACCAACGAGGGCATCCAGACCTACACCGAGATCCTCAACGACCTCGCGGACAAGCTGGAGCGCAACGGCAAGAGCTGA
- the tsaD gene encoding tRNA (adenosine(37)-N6)-threonylcarbamoyltransferase complex transferase subunit TsaD, whose translation MNTAEPLVLGIESSCDETGVGIVRGTELLTNTVSSSMEQHVRFGGVIPEIASRAHLEAFVPTVQQALAEAGVTLGELDAIAVTSGPGLAGALMVGVAAAKALAVATGTPLYAVNHLVAHVGVGLLDGDGALPEHLGALLVSGGHTEILAVGDITGDVRLLGATIDDAAGEAYDKVARLLGLAYPGGPAIDRAARDGDPEAFRFPRGLTAGKYMGSAQHPGSHRYDLSFSGLKTAVARVVEAFEAAGQPVPVADVAASFQESVVDVISRKTVLACTEHGITTLLMGGGVAANSRLRELVTQRCAQHGIRVVVPPLSLCTDNGAMVAALGARLVSRGVAPTGIGFTADPGLPVTTVSVPVPA comes from the coding sequence ATGAACACCGCTGAACCCCTCGTGCTCGGCATCGAGTCCTCGTGCGACGAGACCGGTGTGGGGATCGTGCGGGGCACCGAGCTGCTCACCAACACCGTGTCCTCCTCCATGGAGCAGCACGTGCGCTTCGGCGGCGTGATCCCGGAGATCGCCTCGCGCGCCCACCTCGAGGCCTTCGTGCCCACGGTGCAGCAGGCGCTCGCGGAGGCGGGGGTCACGCTCGGAGAGCTCGACGCGATCGCGGTGACCTCAGGACCGGGCCTCGCCGGGGCGCTCATGGTGGGCGTGGCAGCGGCCAAGGCGCTCGCGGTGGCCACGGGCACGCCCCTGTACGCCGTCAACCACCTCGTGGCCCACGTGGGCGTGGGGCTGCTGGACGGGGACGGTGCGCTGCCCGAGCACCTCGGCGCGCTGCTGGTCTCCGGCGGGCACACGGAGATCCTCGCCGTGGGGGACATCACGGGGGACGTCCGGCTGCTGGGCGCTACGATCGACGACGCCGCGGGCGAGGCCTACGACAAGGTCGCCCGGCTGCTCGGGCTGGCCTACCCCGGAGGCCCCGCCATCGACCGGGCCGCTCGGGACGGGGACCCCGAGGCGTTCCGCTTCCCGCGCGGGCTGACCGCGGGCAAGTACATGGGATCGGCGCAGCACCCGGGCTCCCACCGCTACGACCTCTCCTTCTCGGGGCTCAAGACCGCAGTGGCCCGGGTGGTCGAGGCCTTCGAGGCCGCCGGTCAGCCCGTGCCCGTGGCGGACGTGGCCGCGAGCTTCCAGGAGTCCGTGGTGGACGTGATTTCCCGCAAGACCGTGCTGGCGTGCACCGAGCACGGGATCACCACGCTGCTGATGGGCGGGGGAGTGGCTGCGAACTCCCGGCTGCGGGAGCTCGTCACGCAGCGCTGCGCGCAGCACGGCATCCGTGTGGTGGTGCCGCCGCTGTCCCTGTGCACGGACAACGGGGCCATGGTGGCGGCGCTCGGCGCGCGGCTGGTGAGCCGGGGTGTGGCGCCCACGGGGATCGGGTTCACCGCGGATCCGGGGTTGCCCGTGACCACGGTGTCGGTGCCCGTCCCGGCCTGA
- a CDS encoding iron ABC transporter ATP-binding protein: protein MIRLDGLSKQYGTDTAIGPVDLEIPEGGITALVGPNGAGKSTLLTMMGRLLGADAGTVVVGGHDVTTTPPRTLATVVSTLRQENHFTARLTVRQLVGLGRFPYTRGRINKEDERIISESIEFFDLGPLQDRYLDQLSGGQRQRAYVAMVLCQQTAYLLLDEPLNNLDMRHSVHMMQHLRRVADELGRTVVIVLHDINFASHYADRICAVKDGKVVEFGTPARIMTDETLTRVFDTPVTCHDGPGGRLAVYY, encoded by the coding sequence GTGATCCGGCTGGACGGACTGAGCAAGCAGTACGGGACGGACACCGCCATCGGGCCGGTGGACCTGGAGATCCCCGAGGGCGGCATCACGGCCCTCGTGGGACCCAACGGGGCGGGCAAGTCCACCCTGCTGACCATGATGGGCCGGCTGCTGGGCGCGGACGCCGGGACCGTGGTGGTGGGCGGCCACGACGTCACCACCACCCCGCCGCGCACGCTCGCCACCGTGGTGTCCACGCTGCGCCAGGAGAACCACTTCACGGCGCGGCTCACGGTGCGCCAGCTCGTGGGCCTGGGCCGCTTTCCGTACACGCGGGGGCGGATCAACAAGGAGGACGAGAGGATCATCTCCGAGTCCATCGAGTTCTTCGACCTGGGCCCGCTCCAGGACCGGTACCTGGACCAGCTCTCGGGCGGGCAGCGCCAGCGCGCCTACGTGGCCATGGTGCTGTGCCAGCAGACCGCCTACCTGCTGCTGGACGAGCCCCTGAACAACCTGGACATGCGCCACTCGGTGCACATGATGCAGCACCTGCGCCGCGTGGCGGACGAGCTGGGGCGCACCGTGGTGATCGTGCTGCACGACATCAACTTCGCGAGCCACTACGCGGACCGGATCTGCGCGGTCAAGGACGGGAAGGTCGTGGAGTTCGGCACGCCCGCCCGGATCATGACGGACGAGACACTCACCCGCGTCTTCGACACCCCGGTCACGTGCCACGACGGCCCCGGCGGACGGCTCGCGGTCTACTACTGA
- the rimI gene encoding ribosomal protein S18-alanine N-acetyltransferase has protein sequence MTGPQGSAPGAASAAASSLPRGYALRPMQPRDLDAVHALETVLFPEDAWPRHMFDEELAHPTRAYWVLTRNGEIVAYAGMMCIPPVADVQTIAVAAAHEGRGLGSTLLRVLHEAAVRGGATEMMLEVRADNPRAQALYRRFGYEHIHSRAHYYGPGLHALIMRCALVPPGPQERSADGRTIHEHR, from the coding sequence GTGACGGGCCCGCAGGGGTCCGCGCCCGGTGCGGCGAGCGCGGCGGCGTCGTCCCTGCCGCGCGGCTACGCGCTGCGGCCCATGCAGCCCAGGGACCTGGACGCCGTGCACGCGCTGGAGACCGTGCTGTTCCCCGAGGACGCCTGGCCGCGGCACATGTTCGACGAGGAGCTGGCGCACCCCACGCGCGCGTACTGGGTGCTCACCCGGAACGGGGAGATCGTGGCGTACGCCGGGATGATGTGCATCCCGCCGGTCGCGGACGTCCAGACCATCGCGGTGGCCGCCGCCCACGAGGGCCGGGGGCTCGGGAGCACCCTGCTGCGCGTGCTGCACGAGGCCGCCGTGCGCGGCGGCGCCACCGAGATGATGCTCGAGGTCCGGGCCGACAACCCTCGCGCGCAAGCGTTGTACCGCCGCTTCGGCTACGAGCACATCCACAGCCGCGCCCACTACTACGGGCCCGGCCTCCACGCCCTGATCATGCGCTGCGCACTGGTCCCGCCCGGGCCGCAGGAGCGCAGCGCGGACGGAAGGACCATTCATGAACACCGCTGA
- a CDS encoding MFS transporter produces MNHPDENPDLAQTAGPDSAASTPAAAVPATHAGTAEAPRTAGGVNPRRAVPVLLFLFIFCLVIDQGFKFTSQPMAEALSLSESTVSLQATLTGVLIGIGAVVYSALADSVAIRKLLYLSIGLIVVGSVIGFVGSASFGVVLVGRVVQTAGLAAAETLYVVYVTKHFQGVELKKYLGFSNMSFQLASLIGTLVSGFLATYVSWTWMFLIPLLIVLSLPFIKTRVSDDVEHTSSGVDVYGLFLVGVIATGLIMFMQDFTWWWWIPVVVATVLFVHHVRTNSRALVDASFFTNRPYISALVIVFIIYSVNLAFVFLFPFAIHGVHGMAMDKVSLLTIPGYVLGASTAAMSGAVSKRLDSKQAVTLALCLLALALAVAGVFINVSVVAMVIAMAMFSVGFGLLYAPLMSSALLLMPAAKSGVAVGFYNLVINVASPIGVAYTAMLMSAKPTWFGALSVGGSAEGDYFSTILWFLVGITLVGLVAYRVLFGLIERNNAKAAARLTAQQ; encoded by the coding sequence ATGAACCACCCCGACGAGAACCCGGACCTCGCCCAGACCGCGGGCCCCGACAGCGCCGCCTCGACGCCCGCGGCGGCCGTCCCCGCGACCCATGCGGGCACCGCCGAGGCCCCCCGCACCGCGGGCGGCGTGAACCCGCGCCGGGCCGTGCCCGTGCTGCTGTTCCTGTTCATCTTCTGCCTGGTGATCGACCAGGGCTTCAAGTTCACGTCCCAGCCCATGGCCGAGGCGCTGTCCTTGAGCGAGTCCACCGTGAGCCTGCAGGCCACCCTCACGGGCGTGCTGATCGGCATCGGCGCCGTGGTGTACTCCGCGCTCGCGGATTCCGTGGCCATCCGCAAGCTGCTGTACCTGAGCATCGGGCTGATCGTGGTGGGCTCGGTGATCGGCTTCGTGGGCTCCGCGTCCTTCGGGGTGGTGCTCGTGGGCCGTGTGGTCCAGACGGCCGGCCTCGCCGCGGCGGAGACCCTCTACGTGGTCTACGTGACCAAGCACTTCCAGGGCGTGGAGCTCAAGAAGTACCTGGGCTTCTCCAACATGTCCTTCCAGCTGGCCTCGCTCATCGGCACGCTGGTCTCCGGGTTCCTGGCCACCTACGTGTCCTGGACGTGGATGTTCCTGATCCCGCTGCTGATCGTGCTGTCCCTGCCGTTCATCAAGACCCGCGTGTCGGACGACGTCGAGCACACGAGCTCCGGCGTGGACGTGTACGGGCTGTTCCTGGTGGGCGTGATCGCCACCGGGCTGATCATGTTCATGCAGGACTTCACGTGGTGGTGGTGGATCCCCGTGGTGGTGGCCACCGTGCTGTTCGTGCACCACGTGCGCACCAACTCCCGCGCCCTCGTGGACGCCTCCTTCTTCACCAACCGCCCGTACATCAGCGCGCTGGTGATCGTGTTCATCATCTACTCGGTGAATCTGGCGTTCGTGTTCCTGTTCCCGTTCGCCATCCACGGCGTGCACGGGATGGCCATGGACAAGGTCTCGCTGCTCACCATCCCGGGCTACGTGCTGGGTGCCTCCACTGCGGCGATGTCCGGTGCCGTGAGCAAGCGGCTGGACTCCAAGCAGGCCGTGACCCTGGCGCTGTGCCTGCTGGCGCTCGCTCTCGCGGTGGCCGGGGTGTTCATCAACGTGTCCGTGGTGGCCATGGTGATCGCGATGGCCATGTTCTCGGTGGGCTTCGGCCTGCTGTACGCACCGCTCATGTCCAGCGCGCTGCTGCTGATGCCCGCCGCGAAGTCCGGCGTGGCCGTGGGCTTCTACAACCTGGTGATCAACGTGGCCTCCCCGATCGGCGTGGCCTACACGGCCATGCTGATGTCCGCCAAGCCCACGTGGTTCGGCGCACTGAGCGTGGGTGGCTCCGCCGAGGGCGACTACTTCTCCACCATCCTGTGGTTCCTGGTGGGCATCACGCTGGTGGGTCTGGTGGCGTACCGCGTGCTGTTCGGCCTGATCGAGCGCAACAACGCGAAGGCCGCCGCGCGCCTCACCGCGCAGCAGTAG